From the Haliaeetus albicilla chromosome 19, bHalAlb1.1, whole genome shotgun sequence genome, the window TTCCAATTCTCTCGATGTAGGTCTGGAGTCCCTCTCAGCCTGAGCTCCTGGGATCCTGTCACCATGGAGACTGAAAGTGAGCAGAACTCCAGCTCCACCAGCGGGAGCTCCAGTTCTGGAGGAAGCACCCGTCCTCAGATATCGCAGATGTCTCTCTATGAGCGACAGGCAGTACAGGTGAGACGTGGTTATGTTCTGGGGTGGCATGTGCATCAGTGGAAGGTGGTGGTGAGCCCTTTCGTGTTCGTCTGAGTTGTCGTGCGTCAAGGTGGGAGCATGCTCGAAGGGCTGtcatgttttaagatttagaaATTCTTGTGCTAGGCCCAATGTTTGGTTCCTGTAGCCTGATACTGTGCTTCATGTTTTATAGGTTACTCCTCCGGGGTCCAGCCTCTTAGATTTAATCCGTACTGTGATCCAATAGATTGATTTTAGCATGCTGTTCTAGAGCAAGTCATTCAGTTTATCATCCCAGTTTCTCTCTACAGTGTATATCCTCCATATACATACTATACTGGAACACTTGTCTGCCTGCTTGGGCACACACATCCCCAAATTCCTGGAGTTTATTAGTCTTGCAAGTGTGCTTCCCACTGTCCTGGAATACACCTGTGATTCACTCAGTTAGCAAATTTGTAGCTGTACTATGTATTTTGATGTGCTAATCTAGtgactttgcttttttcatgAGGTCTAGGGATGGTCTCATGGCTGTTATTATTTCTTCATTGCTCTCTCTAATCACATTTCAAGGGCACGCTATTTTTGACAATTgggttttcctctttctctagGCCCTGCAGGCACTCCAGAGACAGCCCAATGCAGCCCAGTACTTTCATCAGTTtatgctccagcagcagcttaaCAGTGCCCAGCTTCACAGCCTGGCTGCTGTCCAGCAGGTGAGTTACCAgtggagagaaggagaggaatTGGATCATTCTCTGGGGAAGACCCAGAGATCCTCTCTTTATACAGTGACTTGTGCACCAAGGTCATCCTGATCCATCGTGAGACAATGAGTCCCTAAACACGTTGTTTAAAGCTAATACAAACAGCTAGTAAACTGGAAGCCTGATGCAAAGATTCACTTGGTTTTcagggacagagcaggggaAGATAAAATTTAGCATCCCCATCAGGAAACTTACACTTCAGAGGCCTATGACTAGCCCCTGCACCTTCGTTAAATAAAAGATGGGCGCTTAAATCAGCAGTGGATGCAGTAGTGTTTAAAAACTATATTAAAGTGAAGCATGGATTGTTACTTGTCTGAGATTAAACATGGTCTTGTGTGCCTGAAATTTCAGGTGGTATCCTTTGAATTTTCTGTCTTGAAACTTAGTAGCTCGTGTTTTCTTTACCAGTTACTAGCAAGAGGGATCTGGGGTAGATCTTGTCCAGCCAGGAGGGTGTTTCTTTAACTGAGATATGTTTATACAAATTGAGATATTTTATGATGAGTAATTGTtgagtgatattttttttctttagcaactTTGCTCACCTACCAGACTTTATCATCAGTTGAAGATGGATTATGTGTGATGAGAATACAGTTCTGTCTGTGTAACAATAGCTCTGTCAGGAGCTGTGCTCCTTGGCTGTTAGTACAGGATTTACTTGTTCTCAAAATCCCTACCTGCAGTTTTACAGCACAGAGGGAATAGAATCCTCTCACCAGTTTTGCACAAAACTTAGTTATAAAACTAACTAAACTCGTACAGTGGAATTCCCATGGGATcatggggggtggggtggaaatCTGCCAATATTTACATTCCTCCACGAACCGTATGCGCTGTAATCTGAAATTTGTTACTTGGAGTGCTATCATTGCGTTGTTACTAAACTGCCTGACTAGCCCAGCAAATTGCTAATATTGCGGGGAACATCTGGGTGTTAACAGTGGATTGCAGCATCAGGATGAGGGTTGCAGTGTGTAGCGTGACAAGCTGGGGCAACAGTAGGGTATGTACCCATGGGTGGAAGGACTGGAGGTCATGCACTGTAAGGGTCTGTTGTCCACTGCCTTGGATAGTATATAGGGCTGAACTGGTTGGGGAAGAAGTACCTTCCTGAGTTGCTGCACCTGATTTGTAGGGCACGGCAGAGATTTGTAGTGGTTAGGTTGTGCTCCTGTTCTCAGGAGTGGGAGAAGATGATGATGGGACTAGGTGTTCCGACAAAGCCAAATATTTGGGCTGGATTCAATAGTTTGTTCCAGATACTCACTTCTGTTTCAATCTCTCTTGCAGGCTACAATTGCAGCCAGCAGACAGGCCAGCTCCCCCAACACCAGCACCCCGCAACagaccaccaccacccaggCCTCTGTAAGTAACTGCTCCCTCACACACATATCAAAGCCTCCCTCCCACCCGCCGCCttgttccttctcttctttgtcTTTTAGGAAGGCAGTCAGCCAGGGAAACACAGCTTCTAAGAATGCTGGGAAGCCACAAGATGCAGACAACTTTGAGGATTTGGGGTGCTGTcattattggggggggggttgagaCCAGAGACCGGAGAAGGTTTCTGAGTGGGAGAGGCCTCTTAGCTGGAAAGGTAGACACTGATCTCTCTTTGCTGAGGCTTTGGGGATACGTTGTCATGGATTAGAAAAGAATCAGGACTTCTGAGAAGGAGAAGGAGTTGTGAGCAGCTTGAAAtggaatgcatttttttttcttgggcaGAGTTTGTTGAATGAGAGGAAGTCTGGTTTTGTAGTGAGTATTGAGGAACTGGGAATTTTTCAGAGAGTAGGTGAGTTGGTAGGGTGGAGATtactttgtgggtttttttccttgacttgAGAGGCTGGAGAAAATGATGTATTTCTTTTGGATCTCTTACTGCAGTTGCATGCTAACAGTGATATTCGGTCTCAGCATACAAATGAGGTTAGCATCCAGGGCTTTGGCTAGTTTAGATTGCGTAGCCTCTAAGACaggaacttttttcttcttggttcCCTGTGGGATACAGGGAAAAACTGTAAAGTGTCTGTTCTGGCTGTACCCCAGTAAGTGAATTTGTACTTCTTTCTTTGCCTCTGTCTCTTCATATATCATTTGgagcttttctctgttttaagaTCAACCTAGCCACCACATCAGCTGCTCAGCTGATCAGTCGGTCACAGAGCGTGAGTTCCCCCAGCGCCACAACCCTGACGCAGTCTGTGCTCCTTGGGAATACCACCTCACCGCCTCTCAACCAGTCGCAGGCCCAGATGTATCTCCGGGTAAGAGATGTGTACGCAAAATGTGTCTTGACCATGAGCCCCGCTTCGTAGCCACTTCAGTGTTTCACTGCTTGGGGTTACCAACACCTTTGGACTAACTGTAGCTTTAAGGAAGAGGCactatattttaaattcagatgGGGAAGCTCTTGTCCCTGAAACCATGAGTTTGACTCTGGGCTCAGCTTTTGAGGGTAGATGAGCTTTGTATTGTGTGGCTCAGGTGAGATCGTTAAGAACCATATTTGTCTCTGCTCTGCATAGATGTTAAAGATCCCATGGCACTTCTCACTAGAGTGTAAATGTGAAATATATGTCCTAGACTCGAATATAGCTCACAGAAAAAAGCTACTCTTCTGGTTCAATACTGGAACAGATATATGGTGAATTACTCTCTTTTACCACTGCTGAGCTCAGGGACATAAGTCAGAACTCAAGTAAGTCTAGAAACATAAATCAACATGAACAAATATGGCATCCTTCTAATAGCTTTGAAGTGCTGCTAAATAGAAAACATTAGGCTTGACTATATAGTCAGACTGGGGTTTGGTTACctacctgaaaaatattttttgtgtctCAGTTGACTTTAGATACAGATTGCAATGCCCTTCTTTTCAAGCAACCCTTGTGTTGGATGTATGTCTTTTATCACTGTTTCTCTACCAGTCCCAGATATACACCTGAAAATTCAATGATACCCCAGTCTTTAGCCAGCCTTGGGCAGTCTGTGGGAGTTGGCCCAGGCCCATGTTTGATAGAAGGGTGCTTGTTTCCATAAGGAAACTGTTCCCAGTTTCCTGCTCCCGACGGTTATGTTCAGCGTTACAGTTTTGCAGTGTGTGACATTGCAGCCCAGTGTTGCTTTGTAACTTGTTTGCTTGTGGTTCgctgtctttctttctctctttccctccgTTCCTTTCATTCCACGGCACCTGACCCTCCCTCAACAGCCCCAGCTGGGAAACCTGTTGCAGGTAAACCGGACCTTGGGCCGCAATGTGCCTCTTGCCTCCCAACTCATCCTGATGCCCAACGGGGCTGTGGCCGCTGTCCAGCAGGAGGTACCACCCACTCAGTCTCCTGGGGTCCATGCAGACACAGACCAGGTCAGTGACACCCCCTCCCACagtcctccccttcccctgctctccATCACCCCACACTCTGCTCTTTGTCTCCAGCCGTCCCTGTATAGCAGGTTAGCTCTATTTTATCCCCAACCTGTGTCCCTGTGCAGGTAGGAGATTCTGTTCTCTCTTGCCACCgttttttcatatttgctttttgCCTCCAGAGATTGGATTAGTTTCTGCTTAAAATTTCTGGGGTGAGCCCCATGCTGGATCAATCCCATCTTCACAGTTTCTCAGTTGTCCTTGTGTGAAAAGAATCGTTGAGTTCTATGTCCAGTTTTCAGTCACTCTGCAACGAAGACTCTTTGCCAGTGGTAGTATTCCTTCGCCcagttggtttgttgttgtaaAGATGCCAAAGACCGAACAGGCCACAAGGTCTTAGCTCCTGCATTCATCTATAAGGAATTCTCCAGGTCAGGGAGCTACCATGGCTTCCCATTTTCCTTGTCCTATCCCAGACATTCTTGGGATTTCCAGTTACTTCCTACTTTTCTTGTCTGGAGCACTTTCTCTGAAGGAAAGTCAGCCATGATCTGACACTGCATTTGGAGGAGGAGTAAATACAGAGGATGGCAGCACCAAAATGCAGAGGAACTGGTGAAATCAGAAGGGCTGCAGGCCATGAGTAGAACTGTGAGCCTGCTGAGTGGAAAGCCCTGCACAGGGGGAGGAAGCAGGTGGCACAAAAATTGAAAAGGAATGAAGACTGGTCTTTAAAGGGGTATCTCAGTGCTTTTAGAGCTGTGCTAAACTGAGTCCTACCAGTGCAAAGGCACGGCAGGCAGTCCAAAGGCTGTCCCATGCCTCGGAGAATGGCGGTGTCCTCACGTGCTGTTCAGAAAGTGCCACAAGATCTTTAACTTCCATCAgagatggggcaggagggagttCAGGATAATGTGTTTCCTGGGGAGGAGCACGCCTGAGCTTTGCCCTGCAGTGTTAGCCAGCTCCGCACGTGAGACTTGATCTTAGCCTGCGTCCCAGTAGAGCCTGTTGCTTATGCGTTCTCTGCCAGACTTCCAGCAAGTAACGTACGTAAAATGAACGGATTCTGTTTTGTCTGTGCGTTTGTAGGTGCAGAACTTGGCTGTGAGGAGCCAGCAGACCTCGGCCACTAACGCCCAGCTCCAAGGCTCCGCTCAgaaggcagctctgccaggaagCTCCCAGGCTTCGGGCTTACCGCAGGCCACCGGCACGGGCCAGACCTTGGCAGTGGCTCAGGCCTCCTCCGGCAGCGCAGGCCAGTCCCTCAACTTGAGCCAGGGGTCAGCAGGCAGCAACGGTGTCTCTGGAGGGGTGGTGGCAAGTGGTGGGAGCCAGACCTCAACGGGATTGAGCCAGACCTCCTCGGCAGGCACCGCCGGCAGTTGCCAAAGGAAAGGCACAGGGGTGGTTCAGCCGTTACCGGTAGCAGCTGCCCAGGCTGTGACCGTCAGCCAGGGAAGCCAGACGGAGACAGAGAATGCAGCCACAAAGAAGGGCGAAACGGACAGTGGCGGACAGCAAACGGTGGGCATGAACCTGACCAGGACTGCTACACCAGCACCCAGCCAGACGTTGATCAGCTCAGGTAGGCGCAGACCTGTTCCTTCTCTTCGAGCCCACAGGGCTTTCGCAAGAGTGCCATTGGTTTTCCAGCACGCGTCCTAGCCTCTGGGCTCCTGGGGGGCTTGTCTCTGGGGATTATCCCTCTCTGTTAGCAAGAGAAGTTGATTTAGTCCCTCACATCCTCTGCCAGTGAGCCGTCAGTCATTTTGGTGCTTCACGACTCAAACCGGTGCAGCGGCTGCCTGCCTTGTTTTTGTCGTTGTTGTTCCCAGCTGCACTGTTGCTAACTTTTGTGCTCTCCTCTTTTCCTACTCTGTGCTTGTATAGCCACCTATACGCAGATCCAGCCACACTCGCtgatccagcagcagcagcagatccaCCTGCAGAAGCAGGTGGTGATCCAGCAGCAGATCGCCATTCATCACCAGCAGCAGTTCCAGCACCGCCAGTCCCAGCTCCTCCACACAGCCACCCATCTCCAGCTGgcccaacagcagcaacagcagcaagcaCCGTCTCTGacccaacagcagcagcaagctcaACCTCCGCAGCAGCAGGCTCCAcctcaaaaccagcagcaggCTCAGACCCTCGTGGTGCAGCCTATGTTGCAGTCCCAGCCACAGCCTGTGCAGCTCCAGCAGGACAGTTCTTGCCAGCCAGCCACCAAGTCACCTGTTCCAATACAGTCAAAATCTCTGGTCACCCCCATCAAACCACCTCAGCTTGGGCCTGCCAAAATGtcagcagcccagcagcctcCACCACACATCCCAGTACAGGTGGTGGGTACTCGGCAGCAGGGCTCAGGCCAAGCCCAAGCACTGGGTTTGGCTCAGATTGCTGCAGCTGTGCCGACATCCCGGGGAATGCCAGCTGTGGTCCAGCCTGTTTCCCAAGCCCATGCTGCTTCCCCGTCATCATCTACAGCTCCAGCATCCTCACAGGAAGCTCCTCCTCTCACCACAGGGGTGAATTTGGCACAAGTTCAAGGCACAGCCCACATGGTGAAGAGCCCAGCCTCCTCTCCAGTTGTGGCTCAGATGCCAGCAGCATTCTACATGCAGTCTGTCCAGTTGCCAGTAAGTGATACCATTGAGAAGGAGAATAGCATATGGATTCTCTTTGTTCATTCCTAGGACACCAATCGCAGTCCAGGCCCAGGTCAGTGGGATGGGATGGGTAAAGGGTTTGGGTAAAGGGATGTGGAGactttttcctctcaaaaaCACTAATTCCAGTCCAACCCTTGGGGCTACTGACTACAAGCATTTCTCTTCCACATTACCATTCAAAGGCTTGCATGAAGTAAATAGGTGAGACTCAGACCCTGCCCCATATGGGGTAGGTGTCCACATGACATACTAAATATCACATTTAACAATGTGGTGCCTGGCTGCTGCGTgaccaccaagctgctctatcgcTCCCCCTTTACAACATGACAGAGGGActaaaatacaatgaaaagctcgtgggtcacGATAAGagcagggagatcacttaccaattactgtcactggcaaaacaaacttagtttatggaaattaatttaagtTATTGCCAATtaatcagagtaggataatgacaaataagaacaaatctaaaaaacACCCTCCTCCAATTCTTCACAGGCTGAATttcactcctgacttctctacctcctccccctgagcagtgcaggaggatggggaatgggggttgtggtcagttcataacgttttgtctctgctgatgcttcctcctcatgcttttcccttgctgcagcGTGGGATCCCTCCCATGGGATACAGtccttctccaacatgagtccttcccacaggctgcagttcttcacgaactgcttCAGCGTGGgccctttccatgggctgcagtccttcaggcacagactgctccagcgtgggtcccccctggggtcacaagtcctgccagcaaaactgctccagcgtgggcttctctctgcagggctacaggtcctgccaggagcctgctccagtgtgggctggCTCTCCAGGaggtcacagcttccttcagggtacatccacctgctctggtgtgaggtcctccacgggctgcaggtggagatctgctccaccgtggacctccatgggctgcagggggacagcctgcctcaccatggtcttccccacgggctgcaggggaatctctgctccggcacctggagcacctcctcctcctcctcctcctccttcactgaccttggtgtctgcagagttgtctCTCTCGCATATTCTCACTTCTCTTTCgcagctgctgttgcacagtattttttaccctttcttaaatacattatcacagaggtgctgccaatgtcgctgatgggctcggccttggccagtggcgggtctgtcttggagctggctggaactggctctgtctgacatgggggaagcttctggtgtcttctcacagaagtcacccctgcagcccccctgctaccaaaaccttgccacataaacccaatacaaacAATAACTGGCCTCCTTGTTGTCTCTCTCAGGAGAGAGATGAGAGCTCAGTGGCCCGTGGAGACCGAACCCCCTGTCCCCTCACTAGGTATGGAGACCTCCGGGTCAGAGACCCCTTGGTGTGTGGTACCAGCTACTGACTCTAGGCCTCAGAGGATCCCCTAGCAACAGGCTatgcagaggaaaacaaagatgGCTCATGTTCCATCGCCCTTGTCCATGCTGCTGTGACTAACTCCCTGGGACAACAGCACTTTGCCAGCTCAGATATCCTTAGCCAGTTTCTGAGACTGTTTCTAAACTCTGGCTGCTTCTTCAGGAAGGTGTCACAGGATTTGTCTGATTTTTAGAGTGGTGGGACAATTCTGCTCTCATCCAACATGTGTCCCCTGCTCTTTGACTGTCCTTCATTGAAACTGATCTGATTTAGCCAAAAGCCTGTTTGGAAGCTGCTGGGTGACTGCcattccatttctttcttcctggaaTAATCCTTTGAGGTTTACACAGTGACTTGATATTATATCAATGTATCGACATGAAATGGGACACCAGATCCTGGTCATAGTGGTATGGTAGTGAGTCTGCTGAAGTTTTGCTCCCTGCTAGGCAAATGCTCTGAAGTAGAGGTATGTACTGTGAGGGAGCTAGAGGCATCTCCAGGAGAAGGAACCAGGCTGGAAATTAAATACGATGGGGAAGGATGCATCTTACTTTTGCCTTTGATCTGTCTTGTTCTTTGGTTTGGAGCTCTTCTCTCCGCTTACGTGTTCTTTATTCACACAGGGCAAGTCTCAGACCCTAGCGGTAAAGCGGAAGGCAGAgtcagaggaggagaaggaggagtcGCCCAGTGTCactgcactgctgcctgccaggtCCTCTCCTGTGACAGACAGCCCCAAAAACATGGAGGAGAAGAGTGGCCTTGGAGGTGAGGTACAAAGGAGAGCTCTGCTTGTGTGTGCTAATGATCTGATCTCGTATTCCATTTGAAGTAGATGGAGCAAAGGTAACTGACTCTTGTGCTGTTAACGTTCCAGATAAATCTGATTCTGCTGCCATTGCAACCTCAAATACCCCCTCAAGTGAAGGAGCATCAGTCACCCCCACCTCTGCTCCCATCCCAAACCTGGCAATGGTGTCACGTCAGATGGGAGACTCCAAACCCCCCCAAGCCATCGTCAAGCCCCAGATCCTCACACACATCATTGAAGGCTTTGTCATCCAGGAAGGAGCAGAGCCCTTTCCGGTAGGGATTCTCTGCTGCGGGAGAAGGAGGTGTAGCGCTGTCTTGGGAGGGTGGTGGGCTTCTGTCTNNNNNNNNNNNNNNNNNNNNNNNNNNNNNNNNNNNNNNNNNNNNNNNNNNNNNNNNNNNNNNNNNNNNNNNNNNNNNNNNNNNNNNNNNNNNNNNNNNNNNNNNNNNNNNNNNNNNNNNNNNNNNNNNNNNNNNNNNNNNNNNNNNNNNNNNNNNNNNNNNNNNNNNNNNNNNNNNNNNNNNNNNNNNNNNNNNNNNNNNATCTTCCTTTCCTCTGACTGTACATTCTCTCAAACTGAGCATGTGCCCCTTCTCCAGGTAGTGTACAACACTTCAGTACATCTGAATGTCCCTCCATGGGATGCACTGGCCACAGAGATCCTTTAGGACTCTAAATGATTTATGAATGCTTCTAGGTGTGGAGAGGTGAATGTTGTGTTGAGTGCAAACAGGATTTCTGACTTGCTCAGAAAATGAAGTGGGAAGAGGGAAGTTCTGGGGCTCCAAAGAACCTCTCTTCAGTCAAATGTACATTTGACTGACTAAATGAATGCATACTAGTAGCTCTCTGCTGCATTGGTACTAGGCAAAGACACAAGGGAGCATTGGGGAAGAAACCTGGCAAGAAGTTAGACTAGTCATTTCTGCTTCCTATTGATAGCAGAGTGCTTGTTATGGGTCTTTTTTCCCTTAGGGGAATGACTTAATTGACCCTTCAGATGTTAGATCAAGACTCTGGTGTCCAAATATTGCTTGTGTCAGAAGTCTGGACTGGTTCCTTCCAAGGGGAAGTCTtagaaggaggaggaacagaACTTGATGGTAAAGAGGAGTTTTATCCCCATCTAGAGCAAGGAGAAGCAGTAGGTTTAGATAGTTGCTGTTTCCTAACTGCTGCTCTGCTTCTACTTACTTGAGGTACAATGTCAGCTGCAGCCATCAGTTTCggctgcagaggaagaagatgaaGGAATTCCAGGAAGCTAACTATGCTCGTGTGCGCCGACGGGGACCACGGCGCAGCAGCTCTGAAATTGCTCGAACAAAGATCCAGGGCAAACGCCACAGGGTAAGGACATAGTCCTGTCTGCCTCTGTCAAGGCAGTTCTCAGTGTAACGATTGTCACTGCTGGATGTACCACTTTCTCACAGTGGATGTAGTTGTGCAGGATGTGCCAAGTGCACACTGACACAGTTGTTACACAAGGCATGGTGAGCTGTTCTAATCCCTCATCGACTGCAGAAAGTGTAGTCACATTTGTATTTGTTCTGTTCACTCTCTGTTTGCTCCTGCCTGTGTCTTGGAGGTCTCAGTGAGTGAGATCAGCTGACAGCCTTGGTAGAAAACAATCCACTTTTCCCATTTGATTAGCATTCTTCCACATGAATGATTTGAATTGGATTATAGAAGAATCGGATGAGCTTCAGCACTGATGTGAGGAAGAGGAATGGActgggggaggatggggagaagGACGAGGAAGGGAGGCGAGAGTAGTCTCCCCTTTCTGGCATCAGGGAGCTCTTATGTCAGCTGCCCCTGGACCAACGGTCTGGGACTTGTCCCAGACTGTTGAGTCAACTTCTGCTTGTTTTGCACCTAGTAATTGTGAATTTCTTACAAAacaccttttgttttctttctttcctatgGGCTTGTAGGGCCAGGAAGACTCAAGTCGAGGCTCTGATAACTCCAGCTATGATGAAGCTTTGTCCCCTACATCTCCAGGACCC encodes:
- the PHC1 gene encoding polyhomeotic-like protein 1, whose product is METESEQNSSSTSGSSSSGGSTRPQISQMSLYERQAVQALQALQRQPNAAQYFHQFMLQQQLNSAQLHSLAAVQQATIAASRQASSPNTSTPQQTTTTQASINLATTSAAQLISRSQSVSSPSATTLTQSVLLGNTTSPPLNQSQAQMYLRPQLGNLLQVNRTLGRNVPLASQLILMPNGAVAAVQQEVPPTQSPGVHADTDQVQNLAVRSQQTSATNAQLQGSAQKAALPGSSQASGLPQATGTGQTLAVAQASSGSAGQSLNLSQGSAGSNGVSGGVVASGGSQTSTGLSQTSSAGTAGSCQRKGTGVVQPLPVAAAQAVTVSQGSQTETENAATKKGETDSGGQQTVGMNLTRTATPAPSQTLISSATYTQIQPHSLIQQQQQIHLQKQVVIQQQIAIHHQQQFQHRQSQLLHTATHLQLAQQQQQQQAPSLTQQQQQAQPPQQQAPPQNQQQAQTLVVQPMLQSQPQPVQLQQDSSCQPATKSPVPIQSKSLVTPIKPPQLGPAKMSAAQQPPPHIPVQVVGTRQQGSGQAQALGLAQIAAAVPTSRGMPAVVQPVSQAHAASPSSSTAPASSQEAPPLTTGVNLAQVQGTAHMVKSPASSPVVAQMPAAFYMQSVQLPGKSQTLAVKRKAESEEEKEESPSVTALLPARSSPVTDSPKNMEEKSGLGDKSDSAAIATSNTPSSEGASVTPTSAPIPNLAMVSRQMGDSKPPQAIVKPQILTHIIEGFVIQEGAEPFPVVYNVSCSHQFRLQRKKMKEFQEANYARVRRRGPRRSSSEIARTKIQGKRHRGQEDSSRGSDNSSYDEALSPTSPGPLSVRASHGERDLANSSMAPPTPDLHGINPVFLSSNPSRWSVEEVYEFIASLQGCQEIAEEFRSQEIDGQALLLLKEEHLMSAMNIKLGPALKICAKINVLKET